The following proteins are encoded in a genomic region of Catellatospora sp. TT07R-123:
- a CDS encoding ABC transporter permease, whose protein sequence is MVTTYAVTRAAREGLVSPSRIFSVINRNVGALRSGPAYWVVLASGFFEPVLYLLSIGIGVGALVGDLTLKNGDVIPYATFVAPAMLAVAAMSGAMSETTFNFFFKFKYAKTYDGMLATPLRPMEIALGELIWAIVRGSVYTGAFLILMVVMGLTTAPLALLAFPATMLIGLAFGGVGMAVSTFVRGWQDFDLINAGQFSLFLFSGTFSPVQDYPPPVEVLIALTPLYHAVELVRGITTATFAWSMLIHVAYLAVMFAIGLWVAGRRMTSVLCR, encoded by the coding sequence ATGGTCACCACGTACGCCGTGACCCGGGCCGCCCGCGAGGGGCTGGTCTCGCCGTCGCGGATCTTCTCGGTCATCAACCGCAACGTCGGGGCGCTGCGCTCCGGCCCCGCCTACTGGGTGGTGCTGGCGTCGGGCTTCTTCGAGCCGGTGCTCTACCTGCTGTCGATCGGCATCGGCGTCGGGGCGCTCGTCGGCGACCTGACGCTCAAGAACGGCGACGTCATCCCGTACGCCACCTTCGTCGCACCGGCGATGCTGGCCGTGGCGGCGATGTCGGGCGCGATGTCGGAGACGACCTTCAACTTCTTCTTCAAGTTCAAGTACGCCAAGACGTACGACGGCATGCTGGCCACCCCGCTGCGCCCGATGGAGATCGCGCTCGGCGAGCTGATCTGGGCCATCGTGCGCGGGTCGGTCTACACCGGGGCGTTCCTGATCCTCATGGTGGTCATGGGGCTGACCACGGCGCCGCTGGCGCTGCTGGCGTTCCCGGCCACGATGCTGATCGGGCTGGCCTTCGGCGGGGTCGGCATGGCCGTCAGCACGTTCGTACGCGGCTGGCAGGACTTCGACCTGATCAACGCGGGGCAGTTCTCGCTGTTCCTGTTCTCGGGCACCTTCTCGCCGGTGCAGGACTACCCGCCGCCGGTCGAGGTGCTGATCGCCCTCACCCCGCTCTACCACGCGGTGGAGCTGGTCCGGGGCATCACGACGGCCACCTTCGCGTGGTCGATGCTGATCCACGTGGCGTACCTGGCGGTGATGTTCGCGATCGGACTCTGGGTCGCCGGACGGCGGATGACCTCGGTGCTGTGCCGCTGA
- a CDS encoding DEAD/DEAH box helicase family protein encodes MSNFAFLRAEWPELFNEALRAESHTVADPRASCFYARRTLELTLTWLYQADSSLNQPYKSDLSGMIYESSLRSLVGSTLQAKMDIIRKQGNAAVHKTTPIKSTDALPVVRELFHVLYWVARHYTRDPAAVPGSAIAFDPNLIPRPVPASVRQQTQAELKELAAKLAAQDAALAAEREKNASLDAELAKLRAEIAAAKAANESRPDDHDYGEAQTRDLFIDLLLGEAGWPLDQPRDREFQVAGMPNNQGVGYVDYVLWGDDGKPLAVVEAKRTRRNATVGQQQAKLYADCLETVYGQRPVIFYTNGYETWFWDDTGYPPREVQGFYTKSELQLLIQRRSTRRPLAEVPINTGIVERYYQQRAIRAIGEAFEVRRQRQALVVMATGAGKTRTVIALVDLLMRGNWAKRVLFLADRKALVNQAVNAFKAHLPEVATVNLVTEKDTEGRVYVSTYPTMMGLINETASGVRRFGTGHFDLIIIDEAHRSVYQKYRAIFSYFDALLVGLTATPRNEIDRNTYSLFNLEDGVPTDNYDLEEAVAEDFLVPPRAVSVPLKFQRDGIRYDELTEEEKDYWDSIDWGDDGPPDNVDRDAVNKWLFNADTVDKVLETLMTHGHRVASGDRIGKTIIFAKNNDHADFIAKRFDANYPEHAGHLARVITHKTEYAQNLIDDFSVKDKAPHIAISVDMLDTGIDVPEVVNLVFFKIVRSKTKFWQMIGRGTRLCKDLYAPGQDKQDFFIFDFCQNFEYFNHSPKMVEGSLSESLTERLFKAQLELIYRLDQRLPEGAEPESDGTKSEAGLRLDIAHQLHSRVAAIHLDNFVVRPQRRTVEYYADFIHWNRLSAEAIDEIGSKLAGLPTAVRDEDEAAKRFDLIMLRLQLGQLDVEPAYERLRKQVQEIASALLEQTSIPAIHEQQQLLDEVAGDEWWQDVTLPMLELLRRRMRSLVKLIERSKRTIVYTDFEDQLGELTEVTLTGVRVGTDFDRFRAKARVYLRDHEDHLALHKLRRNKQLSVTDLAELERMLAESGVGAAEDIDQARRSADGLGLFIRSLVGLDRAAATEAFGEFLVGRTLNANQIHFINMVISHLTQNGVMEVGRLYESPFTEIAPQGPDSLFPSVDVDRLITILKSVRATAAPVYEAA; translated from the coding sequence ATGAGCAACTTCGCGTTCCTGCGGGCCGAGTGGCCTGAGCTGTTCAATGAAGCCCTGCGGGCCGAGAGCCATACTGTCGCCGACCCGCGGGCTTCGTGCTTCTATGCCCGGCGCACCCTCGAACTCACCCTCACCTGGCTTTACCAGGCCGACAGCAGCCTCAATCAGCCGTACAAGAGCGACCTTTCGGGGATGATCTACGAGTCGTCCCTGCGTAGCCTGGTCGGGTCGACCCTTCAGGCCAAGATGGACATCATTCGCAAGCAGGGCAACGCGGCAGTTCACAAGACCACGCCGATCAAGTCCACCGATGCGCTGCCGGTGGTCCGGGAGCTGTTCCACGTCCTCTACTGGGTGGCTCGGCATTACACCCGTGACCCGGCGGCCGTTCCGGGCAGCGCGATTGCCTTCGACCCGAATCTGATCCCCCGACCCGTTCCCGCCTCCGTCCGGCAGCAGACCCAGGCCGAGTTGAAGGAACTGGCGGCGAAGCTCGCGGCCCAAGATGCTGCCCTCGCCGCCGAGCGGGAGAAGAACGCCAGCCTCGATGCGGAACTGGCGAAGCTGCGGGCCGAGATTGCCGCCGCCAAGGCCGCCAACGAATCCCGGCCTGACGACCACGACTACGGCGAGGCACAGACCCGGGACCTCTTCATCGACTTGCTGCTTGGCGAGGCCGGCTGGCCGCTTGACCAGCCGCGCGACCGGGAGTTTCAGGTAGCCGGGATGCCCAACAACCAGGGCGTCGGCTACGTCGACTATGTCCTTTGGGGTGACGACGGCAAGCCGCTGGCCGTGGTCGAGGCCAAGCGCACCCGCCGGAACGCGACCGTGGGTCAGCAGCAGGCCAAGCTCTACGCCGACTGCCTCGAAACGGTGTACGGCCAGCGGCCTGTCATCTTCTACACCAACGGCTACGAGACCTGGTTCTGGGACGACACCGGCTATCCTCCGCGTGAGGTGCAGGGCTTTTACACCAAGTCGGAGCTGCAGCTGCTTATCCAGCGGCGCAGCACCCGCCGGCCGCTGGCGGAGGTGCCGATCAACACCGGCATCGTCGAGCGGTACTACCAGCAGCGCGCCATCCGCGCCATCGGTGAGGCGTTCGAGGTGCGCCGGCAACGTCAGGCGCTCGTCGTCATGGCGACCGGCGCTGGCAAGACTCGGACCGTTATCGCGTTGGTCGACCTGCTGATGCGGGGCAATTGGGCCAAGCGGGTGCTCTTCCTCGCCGACCGTAAAGCGCTGGTCAACCAGGCGGTCAACGCCTTCAAGGCCCACCTCCCCGAAGTCGCCACGGTCAATTTGGTTACCGAGAAGGACACCGAGGGGCGAGTCTACGTTTCGACGTACCCGACGATGATGGGTCTCATCAACGAAACCGCGAGCGGCGTGCGGCGGTTCGGGACCGGCCACTTCGATCTGATCATCATCGACGAGGCTCACCGGTCGGTCTACCAGAAGTACCGCGCCATCTTCTCGTACTTTGACGCCCTGCTCGTCGGGCTCACCGCCACACCACGCAACGAGATCGACCGCAACACCTACAGCCTCTTCAATCTGGAAGACGGCGTGCCTACCGACAACTACGACCTCGAAGAGGCAGTCGCGGAGGACTTCCTCGTCCCGCCCCGGGCCGTATCGGTGCCGCTCAAATTTCAGCGGGACGGGATCCGCTACGACGAACTGACCGAGGAGGAGAAGGACTACTGGGACTCTATCGACTGGGGCGACGACGGTCCGCCGGACAACGTCGACCGCGATGCGGTCAACAAGTGGCTCTTCAACGCCGACACCGTCGACAAGGTACTGGAGACGCTGATGACCCACGGTCACCGCGTTGCCAGCGGGGACCGGATCGGCAAGACGATTATCTTCGCCAAGAACAACGACCATGCGGACTTCATCGCGAAGCGCTTTGACGCCAACTACCCCGAACACGCCGGCCACCTTGCCCGGGTCATCACCCACAAGACTGAGTACGCGCAGAACCTGATCGACGACTTCTCGGTCAAGGACAAGGCCCCGCACATCGCCATCTCGGTCGACATGCTCGACACCGGCATCGACGTACCAGAGGTCGTCAACCTGGTCTTCTTCAAGATCGTGAGGTCGAAGACCAAGTTCTGGCAGATGATCGGCCGAGGCACCAGGCTCTGCAAGGACCTCTATGCCCCGGGGCAGGACAAGCAGGACTTCTTCATCTTCGACTTCTGCCAGAACTTCGAGTACTTCAACCACAGTCCCAAAATGGTTGAAGGCTCTCTCAGTGAGTCGCTCACCGAGCGCCTGTTCAAAGCGCAACTCGAACTGATCTACCGACTCGACCAACGGCTTCCCGAGGGCGCGGAGCCGGAGTCGGACGGCACCAAGAGCGAGGCCGGGCTGCGCTTGGACATCGCCCACCAGCTCCACAGCCGGGTCGCCGCCATCCACCTGGACAACTTCGTCGTACGCCCGCAGCGGCGCACGGTCGAGTACTACGCCGACTTCATTCACTGGAACCGGCTGAGCGCGGAAGCGATCGACGAGATCGGCAGCAAGCTCGCTGGGTTGCCGACTGCGGTCCGAGACGAGGACGAGGCCGCCAAGCGCTTCGACCTGATCATGCTGCGGCTTCAACTCGGACAGCTCGACGTGGAGCCCGCCTACGAGCGGCTGCGCAAGCAAGTGCAGGAGATCGCGTCGGCGCTGCTAGAGCAGACCAGCATCCCGGCCATCCACGAGCAGCAGCAGCTCCTGGACGAGGTGGCTGGCGACGAGTGGTGGCAGGATGTGACCCTGCCGATGCTGGAACTGCTGCGCCGCCGGATGCGCTCGCTGGTCAAGCTGATCGAGCGCTCCAAGCGGACCATCGTTTACACCGACTTTGAAGACCAGCTCGGAGAGCTCACCGAGGTGACCCTCACAGGGGTCAGGGTCGGCACCGACTTCGACCGGTTCCGCGCCAAGGCCCGGGTCTACCTGCGCGATCACGAGGACCACCTGGCGTTACACAAGCTGCGCCGCAACAAGCAGCTCTCCGTCACGGACCTAGCCGAGCTGGAACGGATGCTGGCTGAGAGCGGCGTGGGCGCGGCCGAAGACATCGATCAGGCGCGCCGCTCGGCGGACGGCCTCGGCCTGTTCATCAGGTCACTTGTCGGGCTGGACAGGGCAGCCGCGACGGAGGCCTTCGGGGAGTTCCTCGTCGGGCGGACGCTGAACGCAAACCAGATCCACTTCATCAACATGGTGATCAGCCACTTGACCCAGAACGGGGTCATGGAGGTGGGCAGGCTCTACGAGTCCCCGTTCACCGAGATCGCGCCACAGGGACCCGACTCGCTCTTCCCTTCGGTCGACGTGGACCGGCTGATCACCATCCTCAAGTCCGTCCGCGCCACCGCTGCACCGGTCTACGAGGCGGCGTAG
- a CDS encoding class I SAM-dependent DNA methyltransferase, with the protein MITGELKSKIDRVWDAFWSGGISNPLEVIEQITYLLFIRRLDDLHTLEENKANRLGMPMERRIFPEGSDDQGRKYDDLRWSRFKSAAPREMFEIIGERVFPLLRTLGGDGSTYSQHMKDARFTIPNPALLSRVVDMLDGVPMDDRDTKGDLYEYMLSKIATAGHNGQFRTSRHVIQLMVEMMAPGPRDEICDPACGTAGFLVEAGEYVRRTHSSVLVDAEQRKHFHESMFHGFDFDGTMLRIGSMNMLLHGVENPDIRYRDSLAENVSSEAEKYSLILANPPFAGSLDYESTSKDLQRVVKTKKTELLFLALFLRLLKPGGRAAVIVPEGVLFGSSTANRELRRILVEDQKLDGVIKLPSGTFKPYSGVSTAILLFTKTNSGGTDHVWFYEVTADGWSLDDKRTALLPDGKLGPVPTVDFGEEDHAKNNLPDALVRWAQRDSDELKRARTEQSFCVPRADIVEQGYDLSLNRYKKVVHEEVEHRSPLEVLADLERLESEIQQGMSDLKAMLG; encoded by the coding sequence GTGATCACTGGTGAACTGAAGAGCAAGATCGACCGAGTCTGGGACGCCTTCTGGTCGGGTGGCATCTCCAACCCGCTTGAGGTCATCGAGCAGATCACATACCTGCTCTTCATCCGGCGCCTGGACGATTTGCATACCCTTGAGGAGAACAAGGCCAACCGGCTGGGCATGCCGATGGAGCGCCGGATCTTCCCGGAGGGCAGTGATGACCAGGGACGCAAGTACGACGACCTGCGCTGGTCGCGCTTCAAAAGCGCCGCGCCGAGGGAGATGTTCGAGATCATCGGCGAGCGGGTCTTTCCGTTGCTGCGGACCCTCGGCGGCGACGGGTCGACGTACTCGCAGCATATGAAGGACGCCCGGTTCACCATCCCCAACCCGGCGTTGCTGTCCCGTGTGGTCGACATGCTCGACGGCGTCCCAATGGACGACCGGGACACCAAAGGTGACCTGTACGAGTACATGCTCAGTAAGATCGCCACGGCCGGACACAACGGCCAGTTCCGCACCTCGCGCCACGTCATCCAGCTGATGGTCGAGATGATGGCCCCAGGCCCGCGCGACGAGATCTGCGACCCGGCCTGCGGCACCGCGGGCTTCCTGGTCGAGGCCGGAGAGTACGTCCGTCGCACACACAGCAGCGTCCTGGTCGACGCAGAGCAGCGGAAGCACTTCCACGAAAGCATGTTCCACGGCTTTGACTTCGACGGCACGATGCTACGAATCGGCAGCATGAACATGTTGCTACACGGCGTGGAAAACCCAGACATTCGGTACCGCGACTCGCTCGCCGAGAACGTGAGCAGCGAGGCGGAGAAATACTCGCTCATCTTGGCCAACCCGCCGTTCGCTGGCAGCCTTGATTACGAGAGCACGTCGAAGGACCTCCAGCGGGTCGTCAAGACCAAGAAGACCGAACTGCTGTTCCTGGCGTTGTTTTTGCGGCTGTTGAAGCCGGGCGGCCGGGCGGCGGTAATCGTGCCAGAGGGTGTGCTCTTCGGATCGAGCACGGCAAATAGGGAGTTGCGTCGTATATTGGTCGAGGACCAGAAGCTCGACGGCGTAATCAAGCTCCCCAGCGGCACCTTTAAGCCCTACTCCGGTGTCTCCACGGCAATCCTACTCTTCACCAAGACCAACAGCGGCGGCACCGACCACGTCTGGTTTTACGAAGTCACCGCAGACGGCTGGAGCCTGGACGATAAGCGGACCGCGCTACTGCCCGATGGCAAGCTTGGCCCAGTGCCCACCGTGGACTTCGGCGAGGAGGACCACGCGAAGAACAACCTGCCCGATGCGCTGGTCCGCTGGGCGCAGCGTGACAGCGACGAGCTAAAGCGGGCGCGCACCGAGCAGAGCTTCTGCGTGCCGAGGGCCGACATTGTCGAGCAGGGCTACGACCTTAGCCTCAACCGCTACAAGAAGGTCGTCCACGAAGAGGTCGAGCATCGGTCTCCGCTCGAAGTTTTGGCGGACCTGGAACGCCTTGAGTCCGAGATCCAGCAGGGCATGTCCGACCTCAAGGCGATGCTCGGATGA
- a CDS encoding restriction endonuclease subunit S — MSGWEVVSLGEVATIARKTVEPSDVGDVTAYVGLENIKRGGALVNVKTVGDADLMSTKFRFTNEQVLFGKLRPYLAKIARPNFSGVCSTDILPISPGSRLDRDYFAHFLAHPRIVALAASRATGANLPRLSPTELAKFPLPLPPLPEQRRIAEVLDQVDALRTKRREAFAHIDDLTQSIFLSMFGDPRTNPRTWTSCELSALVAPSDRINYGVVQPGDQDDAGVPIVRVGDLMGGRVNRSSLKRISHSVESQYSRSRLRGNEILISCVGSIGNVAVVGPEDIGSNIARAIARVPVENETTRKYVAAYLRTSAVQDYFTSELRTVSQPTLNIKQIAETRVLLPPIELQGEFASRVTAVSLLKARQQGHLDDLDALFASLQDRAFRGLL, encoded by the coding sequence ATGAGCGGCTGGGAAGTGGTATCCCTTGGTGAGGTCGCCACAATCGCGAGAAAAACCGTTGAGCCGAGTGACGTAGGGGATGTCACCGCCTACGTGGGACTTGAGAATATCAAGCGCGGCGGCGCTTTGGTTAATGTCAAGACGGTTGGCGATGCCGACCTTATGAGCACAAAGTTCCGGTTCACCAACGAGCAAGTCCTTTTCGGAAAACTCCGCCCTTATCTTGCCAAAATTGCTCGCCCCAATTTCAGCGGCGTGTGCAGTACAGATATTCTTCCTATCTCTCCGGGTAGCCGACTCGATCGCGATTATTTCGCCCACTTTCTTGCTCATCCCCGCATAGTCGCGCTGGCCGCATCGAGGGCAACCGGGGCGAATCTTCCACGGCTGAGTCCTACAGAACTAGCGAAGTTTCCATTGCCTCTCCCGCCGTTGCCCGAGCAGCGGAGGATTGCGGAGGTGCTGGACCAGGTGGATGCGCTGCGTACCAAGCGCCGGGAAGCCTTCGCCCACATCGACGACCTTACCCAGTCCATCTTCCTCAGCATGTTCGGAGACCCACGAACGAACCCGAGGACTTGGACATCTTGCGAACTTTCGGCACTGGTGGCGCCGTCTGACCGCATCAACTATGGCGTGGTTCAACCAGGCGATCAAGACGATGCTGGAGTTCCGATCGTAAGAGTGGGCGACCTCATGGGGGGGCGCGTTAACCGCTCATCGCTGAAACGCATTAGCCACTCTGTCGAGAGTCAGTACAGTCGGTCGCGACTTCGAGGCAACGAGATCCTAATTAGCTGCGTTGGCTCTATCGGAAATGTCGCCGTAGTTGGTCCTGAAGATATCGGCTCCAACATCGCGCGAGCGATCGCTCGGGTACCTGTGGAGAACGAGACTACACGGAAGTACGTTGCTGCTTATCTGAGAACATCGGCGGTACAAGACTACTTCACTAGCGAACTTCGCACAGTTAGCCAACCGACGCTCAACATAAAGCAAATCGCAGAGACGCGAGTACTACTACCGCCCATCGAACTACAAGGGGAGTTCGCTAGCCGCGTGACCGCCGTGAGCCTACTAAAGGCGAGGCAACAAGGGCACCTCGACGACTTGGACGCATTGTTCGCGTCGTTGCAGGATCGGGCCTTCCGGGGTTTGCTCTGA